Proteins found in one Sardina pilchardus chromosome 3, fSarPil1.1, whole genome shotgun sequence genomic segment:
- the LOC134075834 gene encoding uncharacterized protein LOC134075834, whose product MEHHPTSQIQNVGQPCQQQQKINMLRRRRNPLHEARDHACNCRDTEMLEAKFISPQKGRGVFTLAPFQQGDFVVEYRGVIIDAAEAHYRRKIYHKHWCVFLFDFKWKGKWWCIDAALEDNSLGRLVNNDHKTPNCRMKLIEVDRKPHLCLFALRDICQREEITYDYGGTDWPWRNEGDDATCSLETVPSTSDLSTCATQGDDATCSLENVPSTSDFPTCATQGDDSTCSLENVPSTSDFPTSDLSTCATQGDDATCSLENVPSTSDFPTSDLSTYATQGDDATCSLENVPSTSDFPTCATQGEDATCSLENVPSTSDFPTSDLSTCATQMKSTIIAYEDYTETTPDEDEDYIPSSEESSSSEGSSVMPPPIMKRKAIQMKSSIPDYQESSSSEGSSVIIIRREVLNMTETEMDQLANFLGHDLVVHREYYRLPEGTLQLAKIRKVLMSIEQGRLMEFKGKNLDEIEIQPHEKVQLLDEGMEDEHEDIGVQPAEEPLGRIAPCQNRDNAVQGYGRGAVN is encoded by the exons ATGGAACATCATCCAACTTCACAGATACAAA ATGTAGGACAACCATGCCAGCAACAACAAAAG ATTAACATGCTACGACGAAGACGAAATCCCTTGCACGAAGCGCGTGACCATGCATGTAATTGCAGAGACACTGAAATGCTGGAGGCGAAGTTCATTAGCCCTCAAAAAG gcCGTGGTGTCTTTACCTTAGCACCATTCCAGCAGGGTGATTTTGTGGTTGAATACAGAGGAGTAATCATTGATGCAGCAGAAGCTCATTATAGGAGGAAAATCTACCATAAACATTGGTGTGTCTTTTTGTTTGACTTTAAATGGAAAGGCAAATGGTGGTG CATTGACGCAGCATTGGAAGACAACAGTCTTGGGAGATTGGTGAACAACGACCATAAGACTCCTAATTGCCGCATGAAGTTAATTGAGGTTGATCGTAAACCACATCTCTGTTTGTTCGCCCTCCGTGATATTTGCCAAAGAGAGGAGATCACTTATGATTATGGCGGAACAGACTGGCCATGGAGAAATGAG GGTGATGATGCCACTTGCAGCCTGGAAACTGTGCCTTCTACCAGTGATCTCTCAACATGTGCCACTCAG GGTGATGATGCCACTTGCAGCCTGGAAAATGTGCCTTCTACCAGTGATTTCCCAACATGTGCCACTCAG GGTGATGATTCCACTTGCAGCCTGGAAAATGTGCCTTCTACCAGTGATTTCCCAACCAGTGATCTCTCAACATGTGCCACTCAG GGTGATGATGCCACTTGCAGCCTGGAAAATGTGCCTTCTACCAGTGATTTCCCAACCAGTGATCTCTCAACATATGCCACTCAG GGTGATGATGCCACTTGCAGCCTGGAAAATGTGCCTTCTACCAGTGATTTCCCAACATGTGCCACTCAG GGTGAGGATGCCACTTGCAGCCTGGAAAATGTGCCTTCTACCAGTGATTTCCCAACCAGTGATCTCTCAACATGTGCCACTCAG ATGAAGTCAACCATTATTGCCTATGAGGACTACACTGAAACTACTCCAGATGAGGATGAAGATTATATTCCTTCCTCTGAAGAATCCAGTTCTTCGGAAGGTTCTTCTGTTATGCCGCCACCCATAATGAAAAGAAAGGCTATTCAG ATGAAGTCCTCCATTCCTGATTATCAAGAATCCAGTTCTTCGGAAGGTTCTTCTGTTATCATTATCAGGAGAGAGG TACTTAACATGACGGAAACGGAAATGGACCAGTTGGCTAATTTCCTAGGACATGACCTCGTTGTGCACAGAGAATATTACAGACTACCAGAGGGAACATTGCAACTCGCAAAAATCAGAAAGGTGCTGATGTCTATTGAACAAGGCCGACTAATGGAATTCAAAGGAAAAAATCTCGATGAAATCGAAATTCAACCTCACG AGAAAGTTCAGCTGCTAGATGAGGGAATGGAGGATGAACACGAGGACATTGGTGTCCAACCAGcag